One Amaranthus tricolor cultivar Red isolate AtriRed21 chromosome 1, ASM2621246v1, whole genome shotgun sequence DNA window includes the following coding sequences:
- the LOC130815524 gene encoding serine/threonine-protein phosphatase 7 long form homolog, with protein MGGCLMLLQIRSWEHIHIGRPIIRTVRPDGQHDQEDDADDFEPILGSQHRRGMDPLAVSWLRVYLSRSHSPHTLVYYRDALDRQRDEQMTWQPYTAAKMEALPHICTSGHEIWRSRCPLICFDIVELHLPDRVMRQFGLEQVIPQACDTQRQLHAIDRRTGDKNYLVRHRSHVDAWNDRASTLVGGDNFTGHSSAMYMSWYRRISILRLTNIAFAQPGSHYHPTSTLLAERIRSVLIQCNDTIQGAATSPVDVGYRLCSQTLGSINASLTDALSQAGYEYLIPTPPVIGDVDDTFHTPSPRSSAHRGSSSRGSSSRSTRGRQRSSTQGRSSRSPSTSATMSPFVPPSSINTPPPHPSPPQRIITYQRASQRRAPTLNVIAEVDEFTPSSSTGAQNKRGRGL; from the exons ATGGGTGgatgcttgatgttgttacagatacggtcatgggagcacattcatatagggaggcccattATTCGGACGGTTCGACCggatgggcaacatgatcaggaagatgacgcggatgattttgaaccgatattagggtcacagcatcggcgcgggatggatcctttggcagtaag ctggcttcgcgtatatctttcgagatcccactccccacatactctcgtctactacagggacgcactagatcgacaacgggacgagcag atgacatggcaaccttacacagcggctaagatggaagctctaccgcacatatgtacatcgggccacgagatttggagatcgcgttgtcctcttatttgctttgacatcgtcgagctacatctcccggatcgtgtcatgcgtcaattcggtttggagcaggtaattccgcaagcctgtgacacccaacgtcaactacatgcgatcgatcggaggactggggacaagaactacctcgtacgacatagatcgcatgtagatgcgtggaacgaccgagcatctacattggttggaggagataacttcacaggtcatagctctgctatgtacatgagttggtacaggcgcatctccatattacgcctaacgaacatcgcatttgcgcagccaggatcacattaccatccgacatctacgttactg gctgagcgcatccgatcggtgttgatacaatgtaatgacacgattcaaggggccgctacatcgccagttgacgtgggctatcggctatgttctcagaccttaggctccattaatgcgtcgttgaccgatgcattgagtcaagcgggttatgagtacctcataccgactccacccgtcattggcgacgtagatgacacattccacactccttctccaaggagttcagcccatcgaggtagctcttccagaggatccagttctcggtccacaagaggccgccagcgttcatctactcagggtcggtcttccagatcgccatcgacatccgctactatgtcgccgttcgttcccccgtcttccatcaacactcctccgccacatccatcgcctccgcaaaggattatcacatatcagcgtgctagtcaacgacgagctcctactcttaatgtcattgcggaggttgacgagttcacaccatcatcatccaccggtgcgcaaaacaaaaggggccgggggttgtag
- the LOC130811426 gene encoding uncharacterized protein LOC130811426 has translation MASGIEDEQQGAWYFGSNSYVPECSSESEEEPQNVEQIGPQQQIQYKRRLTNELRQLILQDLLSLKVSDSLPHSTFKRIAQKYGYTHRTIRNLWKRAIQTKEANKPYNVESKFKNCGRKTVVIPPNLLESRPIGERTCIRDVATCLDLAPLTVWRLIKRGEIKAHSNPLHPALTDANKIRRVEWILSLIQEDTIQRHPIYKGMYDYIHIDEKWFYLTKKTQRVYLAHKEKVLYRAAKSSKFIPKAMFLGAVARPRWNRFGQCTFDGKIGIFPFINMVPAQRDSKNQPRGSIEIKQPNQLIKKFIGARGFNFTQQPPNSPDCNILDLGFFRSMQSLMHKKMPKNITELITAVEDAFGELHPKTLTNVWISLQHHLNEILKVKGSNDYIQPHFGKKVEEDNGRLRIQVRIPTQLVREAVAFLNPNTDQQQTQALTEYEDAARTTEIIQEAYDQAVKETQG, from the exons ATGGCTTCAGGAATTGAAGATGAGCAACAGGGGGCTTGGTACTTTGGATCGAATTCATACGTTCCTGAGTGTAGTTCTGAATCCGAAGAAGAGCCACAGAATGTGGAACAAATAGGACCACAGCAACAAATTCAGTATAAGCGAAGACTCACGAATGAGTTAAGGCAACTTATTTTGCAAGACTTGTTGTCACTAAAGGTTAGTGACTCACTTCCTCATAGTACATTCAAACGCATAGCTCAAAAATACGGCTACACACATAGAACCATCCGAAATTTATGGAAAcgagcaatacaaaccaaggaaGCAAACAAACCATACAATGTGGAATCCAAATTCAAAAATTGTGGAAGAAAAACAGTCGTCATACCACCAAACTTACTTGAGTCTAGACCCATTGGCGAACGCACTTGCATTAGAGATGTTGCAACATGTTTAGATTTGGCACCGTTAACGGTGTGGAGGTTGATAAAAAGAGGCGAGATAAAGGCTCATTCAAATCCATTACACCCGGCTTTAACCGATGCCAACAAAATAAGGAGGGTGGAGTGGATTTTGAGCCTTATCCAAGAAGACACAATTCAAAGACACCCGATTTACAAAGGAATGTACGATTATATTCACATTGACGAgaagtggttttatttaaccaAGAAAACGCAAAGGGTTTATTTAGCACACAAAGAAAAGGTCCTATATAGGGCAGCGAAGTCATCAAAGTTCATACCTAAGGCCATGTTCTTAGGAGCCGTTGCTAGGCCTAGATGGAATCGTTTTGGTCAATGCACGTTTGATGGGAAAATTGGAATTTTCCCTTTTATTAATATGGTGCCAGCACAAAGAGATTCAAAGAATCAACCAAGGGGTTCAATTGAAATTAAACAACCGAATCAGTTAATCAAGAAGTTTATAGGA GCAAGGGGGTTTAACTTTACTCAACAACCTCCAAATAGTCCAGATTGTAATATTCTAGACTTGGGTTTCTTTAGGAGCATGCAATCACTTATGCATAAAAAGATGCCAAAAAACATTACAGAATTAATCACAGCAGTTGAGGATGCATTCGGAGAATTACATCCAAAGACCTTAACTAATGTGTGGATCTCATTACAACACCATTTAAATGAGATTTTAAAAGTTAAGGGGTCTAATGACTACATACAACCCCACTTTGGaaagaaggttgaagaagacaatggcaGGTTAAGGATTCAAGTGAGAATCCCAACACAATTGGTTAGAGAAGCTGTAGCTTTTCTTAACCCAAACACGGATCAGCAACAAACACAAGCATTAACAGAATATGAGGATGCTGCACGAACAACAGAGATCATTCAAGAAGCTTATGATCAGGCAGTTAAAGAAACTCAAGGATGA
- the LOC130811433 gene encoding uncharacterized protein LOC130811433, whose amino-acid sequence MLERYLSNPELQHWRAVKRVLRYLQRTKKYMLTYRWSDKLEIIGYADSDFAKCIDTMKSTSSYIYMLAGGLSWGTDDNSLKEAFLNFGDVAEARVIMDRNTGKPRGFGFVSFTDSESANNALARLCTHGFLAVSMIVPQSLNPQGSKDTPYTFDEVTVNFKEGKQIQLSEIPQLVLNQMKSYAILLITWDSPPFTQPLGCHVGLGDTGLRSGDSARSTGRQKMLWSGICCLFPFPSELHSRNIRVNHTDERPPDRPQGGYNGGDGYRNERGYNGRGGSGYKN is encoded by the exons ATGTTGGAACGTTATTTAAGCAATCCAGAATTACAACATTGGAGAGCAGTTAAAAGGGTCTTACGGTATTTACAGAGGACAAAGAAATACATGCTCACGTATAGGTGGTCAGATAAGCTTGAGATCATTGGGTATGCTGACTCCGATTTTGCTAAATGTATTGATACAATGAAATCCACTTCTagttatatttatatgttaGCTGGAG GTCTTTCATGGGGAACTGATGATAACTCCTTGAAGGAagcatttttgaattttggtgACGTAGCTGAAG CTAGGGTTATCATGGATAGAAACACAGGGAAGCCCAGGGGATTCGGCTTTGTTAGTTTTACCGACAGCGAATCAGCAAACAATGCACTTGCCAg ACTATGCACACACGGTTTCCTTGCAGTATCAATGATTGTTCCACAATCCTTGAACCCACAAGGATCAAAGGATACTCCGTATACCTTTGATGAAGTCACCGTCAACTTCAAAGAAGGAAAACAGATTCAACTTTCTGAAATACCTCAACTTGTATTgaatcaaatgaaatcatatgcTATCCTCCTTATTACATGGG ACAGCCCTCCTTTCACTCAGCCTCTAGGATGCCACGTG GGTCTGGGTGATACGGGTCTGCGCTCAGGAGACTCAGCAAGGTCTACTGGTCGTCAGAAAATGCTTTGGTCTGGGATCTGCTgtctgtttccatttccaaGT GAACTGCACAGTCGCAATATTCGTGTGAATCATACTGATGAAAGACCTCCTGATCGACCACAAGGAGGGTACAATGGTGGTGATGGGTATCGTAACGAACGAGGGTATAATGGCAGAGGTGGAAGTGGCTACAAGAATTGA